The region CACCACTGCCGAACAGTTCCGTGGGCTGGGCTACGAGACGGATATCGACGGCGAGCCGCTGCGCCACGACGACCAGCTAATCGAGCTCAAGGTGCAGGATATCGTCCTCCCCGACGGCGCCGCCGAGCATATGATTCGCACCGCAGATTTTGTCGACGACCTGCTCGAGCGGTTCTACGGCCTCGATCCGTTCTACGAGGTGGAGGACCGCGAGGAGCTCGTCGGGGAGCTGGTGTTCGGGATGGCGCCCCACACCTCCGCTGCGGTGGTCGGGCGGGTGGTGGGCTTCACGAGCGCTGCAGTGGGGTACGCACATCCGTATTTCCATGCAGCGAAGCGGCGGAACTGCTTCCACCCGGACACCAAACTCTGGTTCCGAGACGAGTCCGACTCGTGGCACCACGACGATATTCGGACGTTTGTCGAAGAGCGACTCGACGAGGACACGGCTGACTCCGACGACTTCGGCACACTGGTGCAGGAACTCGATGGCGATGTGTTCGTTCCCTCGATTGACGATGGCGGGAACGAGGTAGTGAAACCGATTGAAGCGGTGAGCAAGCACCCAGCATCGGAGCACATGGTGCGTGTCGAGACGCGAAGTGGGCGGGAGATTACGGTGACGCCGGACCACGAGCTGTGCCGCTGGACCGACGGCGTGGACTCTGTCACCGTGACCGAACTCGAAACCGGCGACGAAATCCCGATTCCTGCGACGGGATCGGACAAGCAACCCACGAGTGTCCACAGTGATACCGAACTGGTGACCGTCGCCGACGGCGGCGCTCCGGAAACTGACGCGGTCGCGTCTATCGAGTACGTAGCAAGCGATCTTGCGCATACGTACTGCCTCACCGTTGCGGAGACGCACACACTCGTCGCGAACGACATGTACTCGGCCCAGTGCGACGGCGACGAAGACTGCGTCATGCTCCTCTTAGACGGCCTGCTCAACTTCTCCAAGGAGTTCCTCCCCGACCAGCGCGGCGGGAAGATGGACGCGCCGCTGGTGATGTCTTCGCGTATCGACCCCTCAGAAATCGACGACGAGGCCCACAACATGGACATCGTCCGGCAGTACCCCGCTGAGTTCTACGAGGCGACGCTGACGATGGAGGACCCGGAGGCCGTTGAGGACCTGGTCCAGATCGGCGAGGACACCCTCGACACTGACGAGGAGTACCACGGTTTCGACCACACCCACGACACCAGCGACATCGCACTCGGGCCGGCGCTCTCGGCGTACAAAACCCTGGGCGATATGGAGACCAAGATGGACGCCCAGCTCGAACTCTCTCGCAAACTCCGGGCCGTCGACGAGACCGACGTGGCCGAGCGGGTCATCGAGAACCACTTCCTGCCGGACCTCATCGGGAACCTCCGGGCGTTCTCCCGGCAGGAAACCCGGTGTCTGGACTGTGGCGAGAAGTACCGCCGGATGCCTCTCACGGGGGACTGTCGGGAGTGTGGTGGTCGGATGACCCTGACTGTCCACGAGGGCTCGGTGAACAAGTACATGGATATCGCCATCCGGGTGGCCGAGGAGTTTGGCTGCCGGGACTACACCAAACAGCGTCTCGAAGTGCTGGAGCACAGTCTCGAATCGGTGTTCGTCAACGACAAGAACAAACAGAGCGGTATTGCGGACTTCATGTAGGCAGCGACGGCCGACGCCTCAGTACCGAGGCGGGTGAACTGCAGACATTCTCACCGGCCGGCGGCTTTTCCTTCTCTCCGGCCTAACCACCAACCATGTCCGAAGAAGAAATCAACGTAACAATCGGCACCACCGTATACGACGAGAACGGCAAAGCGCTCGGCGAGGTCCGAGGAATCACCGACGGCGGCTTCGTCATCAGCACTGGTGATGGCGTCGAGGCGCTCTCCATCGAACACGAACGCGCGGGCCACGAGTACGGCGAAGCTGAACTGCTCTGGCGGTGTGCTGACTGCGGCGAACTCGGCGAAGTGGAGGACATTCCCGACGAGTGTCCGAGCTGTGGCGCCGA is a window of halophilic archaeon DL31 DNA encoding:
- a CDS encoding small CPxCG-related zinc finger protein (KEGG: hvo:HVO_0067 small CPxCG-related zinc finger protein), with the translated sequence MSEEEINVTIGTTVYDENGKALGEVRGITDGGFVISTGDGVEALSIEHERAGHEYGEAELLWRCADCGELGEVEDIPDECPSCGADKTALYYCIED